ATTGAGTAAAATGGCATCAAGATTTTTGTTGAACACAAGATTAGGAATGGGTCCCGAAAAAAGATTAAACCTGAGGTCCAAATAGACAAGATTTGGAATTTGGAAAAGGTCCAGAAAACTGGTTGTTACTGAGGTCAAGGTCAGTAAGGGCACTAAGGTCTTGAAAACTATTTGGGATTGTGCCACTGAACATATTGCTGTTGAGATGAAGCAATGGCATGTCTTTGAGTAACGAAAGTTCTTTGACTAAAATACCCTCAAGGCCACCATGGTTAAGATCTATCCCTGCAGCTACATTTCCAGCACAAAACACACCTTTATAATCGCATACATTTGACCCAACCCACGAGTTCAAATCCTTAATGGCTGTTTTCCATGCTTGAAGTGCAATGTAAGCGttcgaagaagatgatgatgatgatgatgatgatgatgatgatgataagtttGACCCTTTTCCGGAGGTTCTTCCACCATTACTACCACTGGTACCACGTTGAAACTTGAATGGTTCAAGTAAAGAGTACGGAAAGCGAAAAAAGcttggattttttttttatattttggttGTTAAGAAACGGGGTTTGTGAGGgaaaatgttattgaagtagttggGTGTGCTTTTACAAGAAGTAATGGTGGAACAAAATAGTGTTGTTTTAGAATTAATTGTGTGTGCTTTAACATTTAAGTTTATCATCATTCTTTCTATTGGGAATTAAAAGAATTCCACTGTACTACTGTAGTCAACTTTGACATCTGTTCATGGATTATGATTAGTGTAATCATAGAGTGTTTAGCATGATTTTAACTAGATATTAGGAAGATCAACCCCCATGCATATATGATTTGAAGTAACATTTATAGTCTTGGAACATTTATTAAAAGCCTAATATTGGTAAAAATATATACATTTGAAAAGTTAGATAATCTTCTTGATGGTTACAAAATAGAATGATCTTTATAGTCTTAGAAGCACCATAGAAAATAAGGTGTCAACAAATAAGCATTATACTACTGTATGGATTGCAGCTATATATTCTTCATGAGCATATTAGACATGCTCAATATGCACTTGAGTATGACTTGTATTTGAGTGGGTACTCATTTAAAAGTTCATAATAATAATTCGAAGTTAAGACTTAAGCACTCGAAAATTTGAGTTTGTAATCATAGACGTGGTTTCACAGTTAACATTTTGAATTCGTCAATCCTAGATTCAAGAAAACTGATTTATGCTCGGTTATAGTACTTACTGCAGTATATAATAACCAAACAGAACGTAAGTAAAAAGTTTATCGAGTACATTTTAACGATCAAAAAGAGAACCTATGAGTTAGCACCTTATGTAAACATAAGAGGATACAAGTGATCACCATATGAATGTGTTGAGAATAATGATTTGGAGAGACTTAGAAGTCAAGTTCTCTCCACTTGCTCTAAAACCTCTTTTCAGTTGTGGCGCAAATTTGTTGTAAATTGTGACTTTCAAATATGTGCTTCATCAAGATATCAAAATCATTAAATCAACATCAGGTGCAGGCCATGGCCCATGAGAAGATTCTCCAAATTTATGCCGATCCCTAATCTTACATATAGAATTCGACCCAATCTCCCATTGGAATCATGCTTACAACACATTGAGCTTAAGTTTTATAAAAGCATACATTATCTCACAGTTTCATACTGCATATGTATTTATGCCGATAACAACAATTTTAACTGTGTTGTACTTTCTCCCTCTCATTCAAAGTGTACACTTTGATTGGATACACAGTTTTAAAGAATCTCACTAATTATAATTTACCAATCAAGAATCTCCGTTCACTTAATTTTTGATATAATTGATTAAAATATGAGGTGATTTATAATGGGCCAACATGTACTCGTAATAGAATTTCCAATGGTAGGATGGAATGAGTACATCAATACTTAGATTGATAATGTGTACGTTATGGCTAAACTTTTTGAGTGGTTGATGATTGATGGTTAGAATTCCATTATGCACATGTGAAAAGTCTGTAAGAGTGTAATAATAAAATCTAAACAATTCATATGAAAATGGTAGGTTATGGCACATGAACACCATTTAAGGGAAGACAAGATAACATTTTCAATGGCCTTTTCTTTGtagcatttatattttttttcaaaaaaattgtGTTATGGCtttctataattttttttttttttttttttttttaacggcaagattgcatcagtccggaccgaagcctagtcatcatttgcacacacacacgttcgggcaggaaacccgaaccacgatcacagggatccgaacccttaaaccatcccgaggggcaggcgggccagaccttagtcccggatcgggtcggtaaaaccttccctttgggctgacCTCAATGGAGCCTATTTCAGTCCATGTTTAATTTGATCATTCAGAAGCCAGGTTCGAACCCTGGACCTCTTACCCGGCGAGGGTGTTAAACACCCCGCGATACCACTCAGGCAAATGCCTCGGTGGTTATGGCTTTCTATAAATAAACTTAACAAAAGATCGTACCTCCAATATACGTACAAGATAGTTATAGTTACTCATCATCTGAAAAACCATTAAAAGGAAATAGAATATGGTGTTTGTAAAGATTTGAGAAATATGGTGTTTGATTTGAGAAATCTCAAATCTTTTTACTCTATTTCCTtagtaaaattatatttaaaattttaaaacttatcttttaacaaataatacttatacttatttaTAGGTATGAAACTTATGACCGTGACTTTTTGTGAAGTTatatttaagaaaaaaaaatatgatacaATAATTTAGAAAAACTTTACAAAAATATAGTCATTAGAGATTGTGTAACATTTTCTCGGTTTTGAATAtaaaaaataagaatttttaatgtaATATTATGGGTATCATTAATGCgtataaaattattatatataatcatcaaataataatatcaatataaaataaaaattaaataattaactatTAAATTGCTAAATCTAAATAAAATGAAACTAAATCCAAAACTTGTAAAGATTGCGTATAGGTGACATGATACTCCCATAAACAAGATATtggtaatttattaatattaattaaccgaTACTCAGACACTTCCTTTTCCTTCCTATTTTTCCACCAAATCATCAAATTTCCCATTTCTTTTCAAATCCCTAATTCCTTTTATTTCAACAAAATTAGTTCACTTTGAATCAATTCTATTTCACATATATCCAATATTTCCTTTAATTTATACCTAAAAAATCAGAATATTTCTGAATTCATCGATCTATTTCTATTAATCGAAGATGCTAGATACAGAAAGTGAATCGGTGTATTGAAAACAGCAATTACGTCTCACTATTTAATTGCAGGCATATTAATTTGTACTCAAGGAGTGAGGGTTTTGATTTTATTCGAAATATACTTGCGATCGGTGACATGAAGATCGAAGATTTGGATGATTCATCTATCATTGAACGTACCGTTGACTATGATTATAAACGGCAAATCGTTGCCGTTGATGCTAAGCGTGCGTTAGTCGGTGCCGGAGCTCGGATCCTGTTTTACCCGACGCTTTTGTATAATGTTTTCCGTAATAAAATTCAATCTGAATTTAGGTGGTGGGATCAAGTTGATCAGGTATATACTTTATTTctggttataattaatattataatattatttcgtGTTTGTCGTTAATTGATGTTATCATGTGTGATTGACTTGAATGAATATTGGATTGGTTTTTAGGGTTTGGTTGACTTTTTAATAGTTGACCATTTTTCGAAACTTATAATTTAGAATAAAATTGTTACAAAAGCATTGGTATTGTTTTGATCTagttaatggtgtaatcagatatTGATTTGATTGAATCTGATTTTGTTTTTTTACTTATTTATGCTTTAAACAGTTTATATTGCTGGGTGCTGTTCCGTTCCCCAAGGACGTTCCACGGTTGAAGCAGCTTGATGTTGGTGGTGTCATCACTCTTAACGAACCGTATGAAACTCTGGTTCCTTCATCTTTATATCGGGTAAGCCTTAAGACACCATCGTTGGTTGTTGTTCTTTTTTATGTACTCCATATTACTTTTGGAGTTGGTTGATGTTATTCGTTTGTGTTTATCGTACGTTTTAGGCTCATGGGATTGACCATCTTGTTATTCCTACCCGAGACTACCTATTTGCTCCTTCGTTTGTGGACATTGATCGAGCCGTAAACTTCATTCACAGTGAGTAAACCACATCGATAAAGAAATGTTATATGATAGGGGCGTTGAATGTTGACTTCGTATGCGTTTTTTGTGTTCACAGTGAATGCGACACGTGGTAAAACCACATATGTGCACTGCAAAGCTGGTAGAGGAAGAAGCACAACCATCGTACTCTGTTATTTGGTAACTTTCGGTCACTAAGTAGATTAACTAAGTAGATTAACGTTTTTTGATATTTGTAATAAGACCTTTGTAGATTCTAACTAGTGGATTAAAAAAGTGTCATCTGAATTTTTTGAATTTGTATAGACGAGTCGGGATTAAAAATTTTGCAGGTTGAATATAAGAACATGACCCCAGCTTCTGCGTTGGAATATGTGCGATCTAGGCGGCCTAGAGTGCTCTTGGCACCCTCTCAATGGAAGGTTAGTCTCTAATTCTGCAATCACTTTTAATTTTCTGATTAACGTGACTTGAAATGTATCTATTGTCGTGTATGTAGGCGGTGCAAGAATACAAGCATTGGCGGTCAGTGTCAAATACTAGTCCCGCATCATCAGGTGATGCTGTGTTGATAACGAAAGCGGATTTGGAAGGGTATCATTGCCCGTCACAAGGGAATGAATTGGCGCTGGTGCCAAGGGTGGCAAGAGCGGGTCCCATGATAGCAAAACTCTCGTGTCTCTTTGCATCGTTGAAAGTGTCTAGCGTCTCGGGTCCTCTCAGTTTGAAACTAACCGAGACGCCTGCTTGTTAGTTTTTTGTTGTTGGTGTTTGGAGCATTATGGAAAATAGTTTTTCAATAAGTGAGCTATTTTATTGCTTCAGTGACTTGTGTTTTTTTGTTGATGACTAATAATAATATTGGAGGAACGACAAAGGAAACTGAATGGATACTTTGTTGGCATCTCCGGTTGTCTTTGTGTAAATATTTGTTTTCAGTTGGTGTTTACTTATCTTTTGTTATATGAATAAGATATTCCGCATTTTAGCCAAGTATTTTGCTTTTGCGTCTTTTATTTGATAGATGTATGTATCTAAACTTATATCTATAcagtcatataaagctctaaaatgatgatacagtcatataaagctctaaaatgatgatgtcatcattaagctatTATTACtctttaatttttataatgatgattattaaaaaaaatatacgaaattttttataaaagaaaatactaatctctcctaaattgtaattttaattttctaaaaaaatataaaagacaattattattactaactattatttattattattattattattattattattattattattattattattattattattataaatataaatataaatactcaactttgagcgaactttattgttattattatttacttttaatataataaatataattataattattatattttaatattcaaatatggattctttttacgaaattaattacgttatatatgtatgtgaaaatacatgtctctatatatttgtaaaaacaataaCAAGTTTTTTAGTTAAACggctcattaaaataaatgactttaacatttacattcacttaatacataaaacatgttattaaattatttcatttaaacaaacccgtaatttcacgggtcatttcactagttaatcAATTAAACTTAAAAGGTCCATACCATCTAGTAATGGCACAATTAATACAGTTACTGAATCATCAAATGATGTACTCCGTAGTATTTACGTTTTTACGTGAGTTGAGAAATTGACTTAAACCATAAATGATAATATAACGTGAAGAATTCTTTCTTATATTACTAAATAAACATGTCAGTTACGGAATCTCAGCCACACACATTCAGAAATCTTAAACATTATGATTCTAAAACTAGTCAGTTACGGAAACTCAGCCGCATACATTCAGCCAGTTATAGACCTATATACTTGCATTTCCTGAATTTTGGAGTACTTGTCTATGTTTTTATTATGAGCATTCTACTATTATTTCTCCTTAGAACTGGCCAAAATTGTTGCGCAGCGTAAGAGAGCTTGCCAGAATTTTTCAGTCTTTTGCCGAAATGATTTCTGTTTTTGGAAGTTTTTAGATTTTGTAAAATGGAGTCACATTATATTATGTTGAAATAGAATTGAGGATAGCTGAGTGACGAGTGACAAGCTTTGCCGGAGGAACAAATAGCCTTTTTAAGAATCATGGTGTTCAACTAAATTAAAAAAATTCTGACAAAACCAGAAGTTACAAATCTGCAGCAACATTGCTGGAGAAACAGTTTGAACTTTGAAAGCCGTTGCACAAACAACCAACTCCACCAACAGAAAAAAATATTACAGTGATAAAAGAGTAAAAAATGATGGGTTGCAATTGGCATTCCTTGAATTATTTCCTTtttcatatttttaaaataacaatAAGAAAAAACATCCACTTGATTTTGTTGCTCTGAAGCAAAAGCAAACGTTACAATCAATGGAATTTGCTGCTAACAGAGTCGTAGGTTGGCACATTTATAACTGCAATAAAACAGAGGAAATCAATTCAGATGATGGCCGAAATGACAAAAAAGTCCCTGAAAAGAATAATAATTACCATCTCCATGAGAAGCCATTGTAAGCGGGGATTTAAGAAGCTTCTGTGCAATAGAAGCTATATCTTTGGCTGTTACTTCGTCTATAGCTTTCAAGAAAAACTCAACAGGTTTCCTATTCAAAATGTTTAAAAAACAGATTTAATCAAAACGCAAAGCaaattaatagtaatacttaaaTCTACAATTTGCCctatgagtaactagtttgaacagtTGACCATTACAAACAAATTTCCTCAGTTTTATTTACACAGATGAATACTAATGAAAGCATTACCTTTCTCCATACGTCAATATCTGTCTACCTATATCTTCTGAAGCAACCATCTGCAATGCACACGTAAACCATAAGCCATATCCACTCATTCAGTACAATTTGCTATGTTACTAATCAGGTTGGTTAGCAGATAACTGCAGTTAGATTACATACTCTTGATTCCAAGTTCATTAGAATGGCAGACTTGGTTGATTGTTTTGCACGGTCCAGCTGTACCTGGGTGACTGAAAAACAAAATTTGATCTTTTAAATAACAACCAGTAAAACAAAACAGTAGGAAGAGTACTTATTTGTTTAATTATAAGCAAGAAAGATTAGATAAAGGCATGTCGAAAAGCAGACCTTCTCCGTTAGTGGCAACTGCAATAAGCTCTTTAGCTGCTACATCAATGGCTTTTGGTGCAAACGCAGAACTCTACAGCAAAACGATTGAACTATAAGATTAACCTATAAATTTTATAATTAAActcttaatttaatatatatatcttacAGTGGTAGCTTGGATTCCAAAAAGGGCAGTGTTGTTGTAGACTGAGTTGAATGCTGAAAATGAATGAATATCTGGGTACTCATTCAAGACTCGAAGATCTGCACACCATGTAATCAAATCAGAAATgtgatgataaaaataaaaatattaattaatataactacCAATTTTAACAAACAGAGCACACACGTAGCAGTATCACAAGTAAACATTCATACAAGTAAACATTCATGATCACTGTTTAAATCTGATATATTCACATCTCAACTAAACCATCATTACATGAAGAGTGAGATTATGTGCAAAAGTATCTAAATTGAAGAAAAGCACAACTTACAAAGCCGTGAGTACATCCCTTTTCCAGGACCCCCAGCTGAAAATGATCCACCTCCTCCCATTAGCATCTACAATTAAAAAATCACATACCCATCAGTCGACATCCCTTCGCCATATATAGATCAGCTGGGACccaactacatgtatatatatatatacacacatacacatatatgtatatatagtattgcCAAAATGTACGACAAGCTACCTGAAGAACTGTCAAAGTCATGGCATCTTTCTCCTTAAGCCATCCACCGGGAAGTTCAAATGCAAGGGCAAAACTAGTTTTCTGGTCACCAAGGACAATTTGGTAAATTATACAGAAGAGCGCGATAAAAatattaaaaagataaaaaaaaaaacaattaaaaatacACACCCCGCCTGTGTCAGCCATAACACGATGATCACCACCGACATAAACCGACTTTGGTTCTTCAACAAGAGCACCACCTGGTAAGTCAGACAGAAGAGGCTCTGCATACTTCAATAGTTCCTCGTGTTCAACACCTGATGCAGCAAGAACTATTCTTGGTGCAGTATAATTTGCCTGCAAATTATTAAAATTACCAGATTTAGAAACAAAAAGATCCACACCTGATGAAGAGATATCTTGGAACAATGAAAATATCGCACATTAGAGGTAGCAATTTAGAACCACTAATAATAAATAGACCGGTCAATTTGGTTTGCAGTTATCCTCTAACGGGTCAATTTCGTAAGCTTCATTAAATTAGCATTAGAACAACATTGTTAGAACATTAATTAATTAGAAAATCCAAGAAAGAAAAATGATTGTAGGTTGGCCTAGCCTGATCCCAATTGGTTTTTTATAAGTACTACAATTAGCCCTTTCGGATCCGTTAACCGACACCCTCCATATCCATTTTACAACCTCAACAgagcaaaacacacacacacacacacacacacatataaagaTACTTACAGCTACAAATTCTTCCAATATGGTACCATCTAATCTGTTAAGTGAGCCTTCAGATGCAAGAAGAGGATTGGCTAATGCACCCGAATATCCAGCCGAATGAATTGCCTCTTGCAACAACGCCTCCGGATTATTTGCATACTCACCAATCTCGGCTTTCACTTTCTCGATCTGCATATTTTAAACATAATACATATACGTCACTCTAAATAAACATCCAAAAAAAGAACAACAACAATCTATAAGAAGAGACATTTGAGAAGACCTGTTCTTTGACCTCCCAATCCAAGAAAACCTGATTTCTTGTACTGTCAACGAGTAGCTCTACCATTTGAGGAACATATGTTTTCAAAGCATCATAGGTGTAACCCATTTGTTCCCTTGAAGCGGATGCCGTTACGTTTCCGCCAATAGCCTCGACTTCTCTCACTAAACGCAAGTGGCTTCGGTTTGTCGTACTTTTAAAAGCCATACGCTCTAAAAGGTGTGTAGCCCCAAATGATACAGGTGTTTCATAGATTGACCCGGAATTCACATACAGCCCAATGGAAGCTGCAGGGTTCTGTCCAATTTACGCAAATAATCATGATTATGTAACAAAAATAAATTAATAAGAACAAAAAACATGTTACTCATACTACCTTTGTCCCAATTTAATGGTCAAGTTTTCCGTTTTGGGTTGTCCCAGATTTATAGTTCACTTTCATAAGTATATAGAATAATGAGGTAAAGTTCTTTTGTACCCTTACTTTATGCATGTAAAACAAAAATTTAggtaaaaagttatgggtaaaaaagtTAAGTAAACAAAAAG
The window above is part of the Rutidosis leptorrhynchoides isolate AG116_Rl617_1_P2 chromosome 1, CSIRO_AGI_Rlap_v1, whole genome shotgun sequence genome. Proteins encoded here:
- the LOC139878959 gene encoding mitochondrial-processing peptidase subunit alpha-like translates to MYRAAASRIRILKGHAGNRTLARFASSSAVASKSSSGGILSWFKGGNSLPPLDFPLQGIELPSSLPDHIETGKTKITTLSNGVRIASETSSNPAASIGLYVNSGSIYETPVSFGATHLLERMAFKSTTNRSHLRLVREVEAIGGNVTASASREQMGYTYDALKTYVPQMVELLVDSTRNQVFLDWEVKEQIEKVKAEIGEYANNPEALLQEAIHSAGYSGALANPLLASEGSLNRLDGTILEEFVAANYTAPRIVLAASGVEHEELLKYAEPLLSDLPGGALVEEPKSVYVGGDHRVMADTGGKTSFALAFELPGGWLKEKDAMTLTVLQMLMGGGGSFSAGGPGKGMYSRLYLRVLNEYPDIHSFSAFNSVYNNTALFGIQATTSSAFAPKAIDVAAKELIAVATNGEVTQVQLDRAKQSTKSAILMNLESRMVASEDIGRQILTYGERKPVEFFLKAIDEVTAKDIASIAQKLLKSPLTMASHGDVINVPTYDSVSSKFH
- the LOC139878943 gene encoding phosphatidylglycerophosphate phosphatase PTPMT2-like; protein product: MKIEDLDDSSIIERTVDYDYKRQIVAVDAKRALVGAGARILFYPTLLYNVFRNKIQSEFRWWDQVDQFILLGAVPFPKDVPRLKQLDVGGVITLNEPYETLVPSSLYRAHGIDHLVIPTRDYLFAPSFVDIDRAVNFIHMNATRGKTTYVHCKAGRGRSTTIVLCYLVEYKNMTPASALEYVRSRRPRVLLAPSQWKAVQEYKHWRSVSNTSPASSGDAVLITKADLEGYHCPSQGNELALVPRVARAGPMIAKLSCLFASLKVSSVSGPLSLKLTETPAC